The following is a genomic window from Solanum stenotomum isolate F172 chromosome 4, ASM1918654v1, whole genome shotgun sequence.
ACTACAATTTAAAGTAagctaatttaattaaatacttactaaaattaaaatctttttgagatgatttttgaacatttataaaatatactaattatatgcATAATTATCTaagacatatatattatttgaaaaatcgtaaaaaagtgacaaaactatttaaaataatttgaaaaatattttggtttttataaagttaattatttctaatcgtttggaatttaagaagctcgatgattaatatatattgtggaggtccaaaattgggtgtcaacactcaTATTTGatcaagataaaataatcataaaattaatagtatcattagaaaaaaatcaccataataaattataaaactaaaagatataatattttaacacaataaaataaagtgtactaataatattaatttaatatgctcaaataaataagttaatgattaatattattgtattattataaatttaattctattattaagtgtataatacattttattagttaatttttaattataaaattattacattttaaattatccgcgcaacgcgcgggCATGTATACTAGTCATTGTCAAATTTAGACAATGAACTAAGCTTATATACTGATTCATTTACATAAATATTCCATTATAATATATCAATTTGCAAATTAACATTCTCTAAACAATATTATCTTTATAACaagttaaattttaagattatcGATAAATCAATATAGAAGGTAtaagaattaaattttaaaatacagaAGAGGTATAGAATAGAGTTTAGTGTAATTAAACCTTAGAGTTTAGTGTGTAGAATAGAGTTTAGGGAGGGGGCAAATTTAGCAGTTGTGGACTCTTTTGTGTGTTTAGGCAATTCCTCCTTTGTTTGTGGTAAGAAAGTTGGAAGCACATAATGAAAGGAACTCTTTTTGTATGGTTAAAAATGTTAGCTACTGTTAACGAAAGTTGTAGTACCTATTATGTAGTAAGGCAAGTTGTCACTATCTTTTAACGGAAACTTTCAAAATCAACAAACATTAGGCCTTAATTAGGACTTCATAGCTACAGTTTCACTAATTACAATTCACAATTACACTTTGATTTGCTACGCATttgtattcattgtatttttttagttagtttcagagaaaaagagaaacaatACAAATATAAACTGATTTGTAtcaatatgaatatatattaggaggagagaggcgagcgagatcgaGAAAGGAGGAGAGGGGCGAGCGAGATCGAGAGAGGAGGAGAGGGGCGAGCGAGATCGAGAGAGGAGGAGAGGGGTTAGCGAGATCAAGAGAGGGAGGAGAGGGGAGAGCGAGATCGAGAGAGGGAGtgtatttgttgtatttttttattaatttcagataaaaaaaatacaaatacagaCTGATTTCTATACAAATACAAGTaattgatacataatacaaATACAGTTGAATACAAAATTCTTTTCTCGAATAcaatcaatataaaatataaatctcTCACCTATAATTGATTGGATACATTAATACATAATACATTTGACAGAGAGGATGAATTCATATTGTATTCATATGAATTCAAATACATatgatacaaaatacaaatataattttttcaatacaattgatataatataaaatacaacTCCCAcctatatatgattgaatatatatatagagagagagagggagggGGATNNNNNNNNNNNNNNNNNggggggggggggggggcaagGGAGAGAGTTTGCTATCAAACCAACACATAGTGGTTTATTGTAACTTttttaaactatagctatatttCATAAATATGTTGACATTTTGCCTTGTTCTATAATTTTGGTTTAATGATGCATATTAATCTATAATATAACATGGGTTGTGATGCACTGGtgggagtgtttcacccttaactaaaggtctcgggttcgagccttgggtatggagaaaatcatgttgggagcgccacccccgaatggACCCTGCAGAGCGCGATCCGGATTTAGTCAGAGCTCCAATGAGGGTTCTGAACACCGggcgaaaaaccaaaaaaactcCGTTTCTACTTtctaccaaaaaagaaaagaaaagcttAGATAAAtacatactatatatatatatatataatagggtGGAGATTACTTCCTATAAATAGGAGGTAACaatattcattattttcataattgCTTCCTCAAAGACATGGCAAGTATGATGAGAGCAATattcataatattttgttttcccATTGCTTATTCTCAAATGGTTATGGAACCATTACTTCCACTTAAAAAGCTCCAACTTCCTTCAGGAACAGTAGGCCCTGAAGCCATCGCTTTTGATATTTTAGGCAACGGACCATACACAAGTGTGGCCGATGGCAGGGTACTCAAATACCAAGGCCCACGTATTGGCTTCACCGATTTTGCTACCACATCACcattaaggtaaaaaaaaaaaaaaaaattacttcctctgtcccaatttatatgatttacttttctttttagtctgttcCAACAATGGTTCATCGTACGCTTCTGTTTTATtgtcacacaaatttctatcatcaTTTTGGATCACAAATtataaaagtcttcctttctttcttaaactcagtgccgagtcaaactacatcacataaaaCGAGACGAAGGGAGTAGTTGTTTCAGAATATttgtcatttaaaaaaatagagacAGTTAATGATTGACTTCTTCTAATTTTATCTTCAACTTTAACAGTGTaatattaaataacatattaatCTAAATCTAAACAGATAATATATGTAACTCATAAAAGAAAACTTATTCTTCACATATCGAAAGaagatgtcacgacccgatttatcaagtcatgatggcacctactataacccgccAGCAGGTAacccaacccgtaacccggaacaacaagtaatgggtctaaGGGTAGagattaaacaagagtaggcaaataacaatataaacaggcggacgcaaaccaaaaccatatatacaaataaagatccctcccagaacctggaagtcactagtacagagctactacaaaatgagtacaagtcccaaaagtggacaacagagactggactgtctcgaaaggaagaagacaagtctatatatacagatggagactgaaatagtacaaaacgccatgtgctcacccccgtctctatataagtctactccaagctcgatcaacgctggctactagtgctcggacctgcatcacaaaatagatgcagaccgtagcatgagtaccaaaacaacaggtacccagtaggcatcataggccgactgagaaagataagcaaaagtgaactgaaatgcaaataaagggtcacatcaagtgcaaagagtagtaaatgggaggtatgtacacgagcgtacaggcaacaaatacaagtaatctaactaactccgccgggctcccataaacccNNNNNNNNNNNNNNNNNNNNNNNNNNNNNNNNNNNNNNNNNNNNNNNNNNNNNNNNNNNNNNNNNNNNNNNNNNNNNNNNNNNNNNNNNNNNNNNNNNNNNNNNNNNNNNNNNNNNNNNNNNNNNNNNNNNNNNNNNNNNNNNNNNNNNNNNNNNNNNNNNNNNNNNNNNNNNNNNNNNNNNNNNNNNNNNNNNNNNNNNNNNNNNNNNNNNNNNNNNNNNNNNNNNNNNNNNNNNNNNNNNNNNNNNNNNNNNNNNNNNNNNNNNNNNNNNNNNNNNNNNNNNNNNNNNNNNNNNNNNNNNNNNNNNNNNNNNNNNNNNNNNNNNNNNNNNNNNNNNNNNNNNNNNNNNNNNNNNNNNNNNNNNNNNNNNNNNNNNNNNNNNNNNNNNNNNNNNNNNNNNNNNNNNNNNNNNNNNNNNNNNNNNNNNNNNNNNNNNNNNNNNNNNNNNNNNNNNNNNNNNNNNNNNNNNNNNNNNNNNNNNNNNNNNNNNNNNNNNNNNNNNNNNNNNNNNNNNNNNNNNNNNNNNNNNNNNNNNNNNNNNNNNNNNNNNNNNNNNNNNNNNNNNNNNNNNNNNNNNNNNNNNNNNNNNNNNNNNNNNNNNNNNNNNNNNNNNNNNNNNNNNNNNNNNNNNNNNNNNNNNNNNNNNNNNNNNNNNNNNNNNNNNNNNNNNNNNNNNNNNNNNNNNNNNNNNNNNNNNNNNNNNNNNNNNNNNNNNNNNNNNNNNNNNNNNNNNNNNNNNNNNNNNNNNNNNNNNNNNNNNNNNNNNNNNNNNNNNNNNNNNNNNNNNNNNNNNNNNNNNNNNNAATTGGAATCTCGAAAATGAATCCgtgaaaacgtcccaaataccttactaaactaataccccaaaatttagcacaaacagatgcctcaaacatagcaaatcagccacaacaattaaaatgggcagccccttgatcaccaatttctggaaaaacgagaccctttcaacccaaacagattataccacgacgatccttgcgaaaaactctacaagttagcctcaagaatgactcaaaacggacctaagatgatcaagatctcacatttcaaaattcaacaacaatccAATCCGAACATCACTCTAGCAGTGGCTAAAATCGATTTCTCACCTCAAACGAAACCTCCCCTCGCGTTCCCGAGATCACCtctagattccccacgaaattctcttaaagtttgccttttgaagcacctaatttggactcaaaatgaaggagaaatcttatgttgaagtTGAGGGAAAAAATTGGACGAAACTCGTcctaaaatttggaaatttccagattttcactccgctgccacgtggcgtcgcgtggctctgccacgtcactgccgcgttaaaattctacaacccttcaaacttaaatttcgatgtttcggactcgttcggagtcggaaaaatcaaaccatatatggaatctgattggaaacgatatttcggactcaacgatgaaggcggaatttccatttggagatcgcttcgatgaaaagtgggtcccacacccagtatcgttttgagccagattccacaactgctaTCTAAAGACTctggaagtgaacaaagggtcgttctagaccaaaatcaatattccgaagctaacctagctgtcaaaattttcatctgagtacgacttccaagaaggttgaccaaagtcaacttttcaagttataaaaatctccaaaatagggaaacgggcctaaaacccagaCGAACGActaggcgaccgaacagtcagtgccagcaagtcataaatgacttggggtcgctacaggaacgctctaaacgatgcagtgaatgctttaatttaaaaatgacctggaggatCATTACAGAAGAAGAGTACGATGAACCATGGTTGGAATTTACGGTCGATGGTGGTTTTTCACATTATGTTGGAGCAAGAGAAACTCCCTATACTACAACGTAAAATCTAATTGATTGAGGAGAGATCTCAGTATAGCAACTCCATGTACCACAACCTAAACCCTAATGCATTGAGCAAGTGTAGAATTGTATATTCTCTATATGATGAGCCTTAAATCACCATTTATGGGTATGTCCGAATTTCCTACAAATATATAGAATGAACATTTATTGAGAAATCAATATTAATATGGTGAAAGGTTAAGTCATAAAAgagaataaattaattaaatactctctttatttttaattaacaaTCACTTTAGCTAAACATTGTTGTCACAAAATAACCATgatatttatatagtgtaacttagagcctgtttggatgggcttttaagctggtcaaactggcttaaaagtcagtttttgacttattagagtgttTGGCAATTATCAAAgtgatttattttaagtcaaaaatgacttattttaagccaaaagctaaaagctaggggaggggagctttttttttttcaacttaaaagcccttttatgttgaccaagtatattacctttttgcccttaattcttttatacaatttccaaattgcccatattgaattattattattattttattattattattattattttatttttttaattattattattattattattttattattattattattattattattttattattatcattattattattattattattattattattattttattatattattattattattattattcctcttataaataatttgtggtggtaaagaaatatgtgatattttattattattattattattattttattattatcattattattattattatNNNNNNNNNNNNNNNNNNNNNNNNNNNNNNNNNNNNNNNNNNNNNNNNNNNNNNNNNNNNNNNNNNNNNNNNNNNNNNNNNNNNNNNNNNNNNNNNNNNNNNNNNNNNNNNNNNNNNNNNNNNNNNNNNNNNNNNNNNNNNNNNNNNNNNNNNNNNNNNNNNNNNNNNNNNNNNNNNNNNNNNNNNNNNNNNNNNNNNNNNNNNNNNNNNNNNNNNNNNNNNNNNNNNNNNNNNNNNaaaagttactttttttaagtcaatccaaatgggCTCTTACTTTCTTTGTGTTTAGGACAAAGGAGGTATGTGATGGGAAAAATGACCCAAATTTACTAATTAAATGTGAAAGACCCCTTGGCATTGGGTTTTACTATAGAAGTGGTGACCTCTACATAGCTGACATCAATTATGGGCTCTTGGTTGTTGGACGAAACGGAGGCCCTGCTAGACAACTTGTTACGGGCATAGATGGCAACCCTTTTGCCTTTACAAACGCGGTAGACATCGATCAATTAAATGGAGTAGTTTATTTTACAGATTCAGGATCAATATTCTGCGCCACCAGGTTTGTTATTATATTTAAGTGATTTAATGATGTAAGAGTACATGTTAGTTTAACCATAGTTCAGTATTAATTATACTCTATGTGGTAAACACATTGTTATGAATGGGCCTAGACCAGTATTGACAAAGCAGCCCAAAGCCGAATTAAAAGGCTATGTGTGGGATCCGGGTTGATAAATAGAGACTTGGGAGAGCAAAATAGGTTTATGCAAATTATGTGAAGCTTTGGGCTTTCTGATCCTCTCATCTCCTTTCTATGGTCTAGAATCTCATCCCCTTCTAGTTACCCTCTTCTATGTTATCTATCTATAATTAGTGTGTTACTTTGTTGTGGGTATTATACGTTGTAACTTGTATTCCgtaataacaatatatatatatatcagtgtttgtgttgaaaattgagtttgttacaTTGGTGCTTTCATCCAGAGATTTCTCATGGAGGACCAAAGACTCAAGGCTCTCATCAATGAATCCATTAAGGAGGCAAAAGAGTCATTTTCCAAAGATATTGCAGACATTCGCCATATGTTATAGGAGGTTACCGGAAAGTTCGTTCCGGCAGGGCCTCACATTCGAGATCCAACAATGGAGGTTGCTCGTCCCCATCACGGGAAAAACACTCTTGAAGCCCCCACACTCCGTCATAGGCCAGCTCCGGTGGAACTAGGATGATTTCGTGGTGAAAATCCAGAGGCGTGGATTTTCCAAGCTGAACGCTATTCTGATTTTTACGGAATCGCAAAAACGCACAAGCTAACCTTGGCATCCTTTTATCTCAATGGTGAAGCTTTGGAATGGTATCAATAGTTGTTTTGCAACAAACAATTGGCTGGCTGGGACCATTTTGTGGACAAATTGCTGATTCATTTTCGCTCCCGTACTAGGGACAAACAACGCGAGTTCTTACCCATTCCCAGAAACAAGAATCATAGGACAGTGGAGTACTCTCAGGCGATTAGTCCATCGTTGGTTAATATTGAGACTTTGGGTCCCATGTTGGACTCCAAATATGACTTAAAGAACAACCCAAACGGCTATGCCTGCAAAGTGTTCGTTGAAATGCCCGATAAGAAAATTGACATGGAAGTCGAACATTCAGTGATAACTGATTCAACAAATCTGGCATCCCATATGTTTGATGAAAATTTCTGAACAGTTTCTGCATTTAAGGGAGAGTACGGTGAGCTTATCATGTTTGATAATAATTGTCTTGCACTCCCTTGTTTGCCTTCGATTTTTAGTTGCACCCAACTTATGGAAAGATCTATATTTGATTACTTCAAGGAATTCGGTCATGCTAACCTCCCATTATCGTTGTATCGATTTCCACCTGATCATTTCGGGTTCAGCTTTCCATTTGATCCTGGTTCTAGTTTTTTCCCCGTAATTCTTGGCGCTGCAAACAATTATTCACGCATGGTTGTGGATGATTTCAAGGAACTCATTGCGATTAATGACACTAAGAATATGGATACACCATTGGTGTCTCAAAATAAGGAGGCCAATTCAAGAAATTGTGTAGCTTGGGTCATTGACATGTCTATTCATAGGGATACAACTAGCTTTCTGATTCCTTTAGCTAACAAGGAATACATAGTAACAAAGGGTTATATTGCACCAAAAGGGCATACAAAGTTGCTAATGAGTGTTATATCACATATCTACAATGTTGAGATTATGTTCTTTGAGTCACTTTATCTCCTAAAAGCGGAAGGTTGGAGTCGCCCTGTGATAATTTGGAGCAATGTACTGCTCATCGGTAAAGTTGTAAGAGAACTGCCTACACCTTCTTCTAACTTGCTGATGTTAGTATGTATAGCTTCCTTAATAGCTCCAATGAGAATCCTCACAATGATATCAAATTGGTACTACTtgaaccttgaggacaaggttcttATTGGGGCTGAAGGTATTGTTATGAATGGGCCTAGACCAGTATTGACAAAGCAGCCCAAAGCCGAATTAAAAGGCTATGTGTGGGATCCGGGTTGATAAATAGAGACTTGGGAGAGCAAAATAGGTTTTTGCAAATTATGTGAAGCTTTGGACTTTCTGATCCTCTCATCTCCTTTCTATGGTCTAGAATCTCATCCCCTTCTAGTTACCCTCTTCTATGTTATCTATCTATAATTAGTGTGTTGTTACTTTGTTGTGGGTATTATACGTTGTAACTTGTATTCCgtaataacaatatatatatcagtgtttgtgttgaaaattgagtttgttacaCACATGTCATGCATGTATTGACTTGATATAAATATCAGGTGTGAATAAGTTTCTATCGTTTATTGAGTATGAATTGATAACCTAGAAAAATAATAAGTGATAAGTTAATTTAACTAGATGgacccaatttttattttattgcatCAAAGTATTGAATTGcctttttatgattaaaaaagttacaaaaaatatCATGAGAGTCACTAAACTACTCAAATATACCTAAGTATCACATAAAATCTCCAACTTGAAACAAAGAAAACACAGCATATGATGTATTGAATCCACTTTTTGGTTGTGACACTTGGGCAAAATGAATGCCGTTTTTTAAAGAAACAGTTTGTCTACTTTAAAAGTTGAGTGAGAATCCTAAAATTACCATTTTCAGTAGTATCTTTAACGACAATAGTTTAATTGTttctaaaaaaagtttttttagaggcaattaactctctttgtaaatgtccctaTAGTTtatacactactaaaaaaacagtgaataccgacctaaaaatttccgacctcaaatggaggtcagtaatttccgacctccggaggtcggtatttacaagtagtcggtttttatgcaaaataaagagggaaaaccaaattccgacctccggaggtcggaatttttcccggaaaaaatgaattacaataaaaataccgacctcatgaggtcggtatattttatatttaattgagaaaataataccgacatcaaNgtattactccctctatttcaaaaagaatgatcaaatttcctttttagtctatttaaaaaagaatgacccctttccttttttggcaacattttaacttcaactttccaCGTGACACATTTAAGGCCACAAATTAAAGAGCATTTTGGTACAATAGACATagctttaatttagaaccacaagattaaaaaattctttcttttcttaaactccgttccaaatcaaactaggtcattcttttttaaacaaataaagtattattattactattgtaTTTACTAGATCCACTTTAATCTTGAtcaacttttttcatttttgcagTAACATAACTTTACTCCTTGAAAGCAAAGATACAACAGGGAGATTATTCAAGTATGACATAAGAACAAATCAGGTCACATTACTTGTAAGTGGACTAGCAGGGCCAGCAGGAGTAGCAGTCAGTTTAGATGGTTCATATGTCCTTGTCACAGAATTAATAGCCAACAGAATCAAGAGATTTTGGATCAGAGGCAGAAAAGCTAATACAACAGAAGTATTTACAAACTTGAATGGATATCCAATTAATATTAAGAGGACAATCTTAGGGGACTATTTTGTGGCTGTAAACATTGTGAACAATCAATCAATGACTCCACCAAAATTTTCGTTTGCACAAAGGATTAATGTGCTTGGGAATGTTATCGTTTCGCTGAATCTTTCGGCTCAGTAACGTGATTCCATAAGTGAAGTTCAAGAACAATTTGGTAGACTCTATATAGGCTCTTTAAAGGAAGACTTTGTTGGTGTTTATGGAGTTTGAAGTCTTAAGGAAGTCCAAGCACTTTTGCTTTAGAACCTAACTAGCTATAATGATCTCCAATTccccccttttattatatatatacaaataaataagagaCCTAGCTAGTTTATgttctattattatttaataagtaataaataataatcttctattatattatatataataaaagagtGAATAGTCAGTCAATTGACCGATTTGTCCTTCTGCTAtaacttttttctatttatatttagtaattg
Proteins encoded in this region:
- the LOC125862561 gene encoding protein STRICTOSIDINE SYNTHASE-LIKE 11-like, with translation MASMMRAIFIIFCFPIAYSQMVMEPLLPLKKLQLPSGTVGPEAIAFDILGNGPYTSVADGRVLKYQGPRIGFTDFATTSPLRTKEVCDGKNDPNLLIKCERPLGIGFYYRSGDLYIADINYGLLVVGRNGGPARQLVTGIDGNPFAFTNAVDIDQLNGVVYFTDSGSIFCATSNITLLLESKDTTGRLFKYDIRTNQVTLLVSGLAGPAGVAVSLDGSYVLVTELIANRIKRFWIRGRKANTTEVFTNLNGYPINIKRTILGDYFVAVNIVNNQSMTPPKFSFAQRINVLGNVIVSLNLSAQ